From the genome of Longispora fulva:
ACCGGATCACGTGCGGTCACGGGCGCCCTCCTCCCCCTCCGAGCCTGCCACGCGGTCCCGGCGCGGCAGGCCGGAACGGGCGGACCGGCGACGTTCGCCCGTTCGACGGCAGGCGCGGCCGGGCGGGACTAGATTGGGCGGCATGGGATCTGGTACCCGGGACGATCCGTGGCAGCTGACCACCCCGCCGGGCAAGGCCGGCTACGAGATGTGGCGCGACGAGGCGGCCGACCCGCCGGCCCTCGTCTGCCAGGTCGGCGGCACCCAGCTGCGCTACCACCTGCGGGCCGTCGAGGACCTGCACGCCATGCTCGTGGCGCACGGGGACTGGATGGACCTCGGCGGCACCGACGAGCAGAAGGACGCGCCCGAAGGCACGGTCGAGGCGTGGGGCCGCTCGGCCGACAACCCGGTCGGCGGCTGGTACGGGCTGAAGAAGGGGCTGCGGGGCCGGTTCGGGGTGTACCTGCCGCCGCTGTTGGAGGCGTTGGGCCTCGCCGAGGTCACCCACGAGGCCCGCAACAACCGGA
Proteins encoded in this window:
- a CDS encoding DUF6855 family protein — protein: MGSGTRDDPWQLTTPPGKAGYEMWRDEAADPPALVCQVGGTQLRYHLRAVEDLHAMLVAHGDWMDLGGTDEQKDAPEGTVEAWGRSADNPVGGWYGLKKGLRGRFGVYLPPLLEALGLAEVTHEARNNRMRATS